The Thermococcus eurythermalis genomic sequence CGGGAGACACCATCATAGAGGCCGGCGCCGGGAGCGGTGCGCTGACCATATTCCTCGCGAACGCCGTGGGTCCCCAGGGCAGGGTCATAAGCTACGAGGTCAGGAAGGACTTCTACGAGATAGCCAGAAAGAACATCGAGCTGGCAGGTTTTTCAGACAGGGTAACCATCAAAAACAAGAGCATATACGACGGAATAGACGAGGAGAGTGCCGACCATATAGTCCTTGACCTGCCCCAGCCGGAGAACGTCCTCCCCCACGCCGTTGATGTCCTGAAGCCCGGCGGCTACTTCGTAGCTTACACACCCTGTATGAACCAGGTCCACCGCTTCTTCCAGGCACTTCAAGAGTACAGAGATTACTTCATGAGGCCGAGGGTCGTTGAAGTCCTCGTAAGGGAGCACGAAGTAAAGAAAGAGTGCATGAGGCCGAAAACAACGATGCTGGCCCATACAGGTTACATAACTTTCCTCAGGAAGCTGTGAATCCTTCTTTCCCCTCTTCTTCGTACGTGAAATAAGCAACGGCCCAACCAAGCAACATCAGGACCAGCGACTTGGGCAGGGGGTCGCTTCCAAGGAGTTCCCGAACAAACGGAACCGTCCCGTAGAGGAGGGGCATGAACATGCCGAGCGACGCCACTATGACTGCAAGCATATAAACGAGCTTTTTCCCGGACATTCTCGACACCACTGGTGGGTTTCTCGCGAGGTTAAAAAGGGTTTCTTTCAGCCCCATGGGCACCTTCCCGAAATCCCTTCGGAGTTATTAACTTTTGGTTAGGAACAGGTTTATAAACACCACAGGTTTTGAACTACTTAGATGCTCATGTTTGAGCCTGTGTACGGAGGTGTGCATAATGCCATACAAGATACTCGACAAGAAGGAGCTTGCCCCGAAGCACGTTATGTACAAAATAGAGGCTCCACACGTGGCCAGGAAGGTTCAGCCAGGACAGTTCGTCATCGTAAGGGCCTTTCCAAACGGTGAAAGGATTCCTCTCACTCCGGTGATGTGGGACCGTGAAGATGGCTGGATCGTCTTGATAACCTTCGTCCGCGGAAAGACCACGATGAGGATGGCCAACGAGCTCAAGCCGGGAGATCCAATCCTCAACGTTGCCGGCCCCCTCGGAAACCCTGCGCCAATAGAGAAGTTCGGCAGGGTTCTGGCCGTTGGTCTCAGCGCCGGAATAGTGGAAGTTTTCCCAATAGCTAAAGCGCTTCAGGAAGCTGGAAACGACGTTACAACCCTTCACGTGGCCCCCGCACCGATGGCAATCCTCAAGGACGAGTTCAGGGAGAACGTTTCAAGGCACATATTTGAAGGCTTTGAAATCCAGGAAGGCTGGAGAACGAAGGAGATAGTTGCGGAAATAGCGAGGAGGGGAGCCGAAAAGGTAAAGGAGCTCCTCTCAGAGGAGAACTTTGACTTCGTGCTCACCGTTGGCCCCGCAGGCGCCCAGAAAGCGGTCTTCAACGTCGTTAAGGAGTTCGGAATCCCGATGCACGCAGACCTGCACCCGATTATGGTGGACGGAACCGGAATGTGCGGTGCCTGCCGTGTTATGGTCGGGGGAGAGGTCAAGTTCGCCTGCATTGACGGGCCTGGCTTCGACGCCTACAAGGTCGACTGGGACGAGCTGATTCACAGGGTCGGCTTCTATACCGACCTGGAGAGGAAGGCCCTTGAGGAGTACCTCAAGTCCCTGAGGGGTGAGTGAAATGGCCGTTAGGAGAAAGCTCATCAAGGAACGCGTTCCCACGCCGGAAAGGCCTGCTGAGGAGAGAATTCACGACTTTAAGGAAGTTAACCTCGGCTACACATTTGAGCTTGCCGTTAAGGAGGCCGAGCGCTGTTTGCAGTGTCCCGTCAACTACGCGCCCTGTATCAAGGGCTGTCCCGTCCACATTAACATTCCGGGCTTCATCGGAAAGCTCGTCGAGTACCGCGACGACCCGGACAAAGCCGTGAAGGAAGCCCTCCAGGTCATCTGGGCCTGCAACTCCCTGCCAGCGACCACCGGCCGCGTCTGCCCGCAGGAGGACCAGTGTGAGATGAACTGTGTCATGGGCAGGGTCGGTGACAAAATAAACATCGGCAAGCTGGAAAGGTTTGTGGCAGATTACGCGCGCGAGAAGGGCATAGACGAGGAGCTCCTCTTCGAGATGGTGCCGAAGATAGAGAAGAAGGGCCAGAAAGTTGCAATCATCGGGGCCGGCCCGGCAGGGCTTACCGCCGCTGGAGAGCTGGCCAAGCTCGGCTACGACGTTACCATCTACGAGGCCCTGCACGAGCCAGGAGGAGTTCTCATATACGGAATTCCAGAGTTCAGGCTCCCGAAGAGCATAGTCCAGAGCGAGATTGAGAAGCTCAAGAAGCTCGGCGTCAAAATCCTTACAGACCACATCGTGGGAAGAACCGTCACCATTGAAGAGCTCCTCCAAGAGTACGACGCGGTCTTCATAGGCTCTGGCGCCGGAACTCCGAGGCTCATCAACGCACCTGGCATAAACCTCAATGGAATTTACACCGCCAACGAGTTCCTCACGCGCGTCAACCTCATGAAGGCCTACAAGTTCCCGGAGTACGACACCCCAGTCAAGGTCGGCAAGAAGGTAATAGTCATCGGAGCCGGAAACACGGCAATGGACGCCGCGAGGAGCGCGAGGCGCTTTGGAGCGGAGGTCATCATCGCCTACCGCCGCGGCCCGGAAGACGTCAGCGCGAGGGTTGAAGAGGTTCACCACGCGAAGGAAGAGGGTGTCAAGTTCGAGTTCTTCCTGAACCCGGTCGAGTTCATCGGCGACGAGAACGGCAACGTTAAGGCCGTAAAGTTCGAGAAGATGAAGGCCCTCGACGAGAGGGACAAGCGCGGAAAGAGGAAGATAGTCGGGACTGGAGAGTACGTGACAATCGAGGCCGACACCGTCATCATCGCAATCGGCAAGCACCCCAACAGGCTCATCATCAACACGCCCGGCCTGAAGGTCGAGCGCGGAAGGATCGTCGTTGATGAGAACCTCATGACGAGCATTCCGGGAGTTTTCGCTGGTGGCGACGCGATAAGGGGCGAAGCGACCGTCATCCTGGCTATGGGCGACGGGAGGAGGGCCGCGAAGGCCATTCACGAATACCTCACGAAGAAGAGGGAGGGGCAGAACGCCTGAGCCCTCAATTCTTTTCCCCTTCCCCCTTAATATGCTCTTGTTACTTAAACACTGCCTCAAGCACCGGGTCTGGGATTTTATAATGAACGTTTCGGCCGTCCTTAACCTTCTGAAGGAAGGAGGAATCAACAAGCGCCTTCAAGAGCCTTGCCAGCACGCTGTCGACCACACTTTTACCCTCCTTCCGTTCGAGGTGCTCCTTTATCTCCTCCCAAGTGTTCTTTCCGCTCGCGACGGCACGCATTATTTCAAGGTAGCGTTTCCTCGCCAAAGGCCTCTTTGAGAGGAAGTTCTCAAACTCCTCCAGCGCGAGTCTCCTGGCCTCTTCAAAGACCTCCTCGACGACTTCTTCAGAGGGGCCCTTCTCAAGAACCCTCCTGCCAAAGAGAACGAGCCAACCTACGATGCCGTCGAGCCTCTCCACCGCGGTCTCGATTAGCTCTTCTGGAGGGGAAAGTTCAACCTGCTCGAACCCCTTAATCAGAAAGTCCCTGCTCTGCTCCCGCGTGAACCTTGGGAGTGTAACCTCGTGGAAGTACCTGCCGTAGAGGGGCGCCCGGGGGTCGTCAACGCCGAGGTAGTCGTGGAGCAGGCCAACTTCAGAGCCTGTCATGACTATTCTCAGGTTCGAGTAGTCGTAGAGGTGAGCGATTAGGCCCGCGAACTCGCTCCCGACGGGGCCCCTCAGATACTGCACCTCATCGAAGGCCAGAACAACACCGTATCTCTCAAGTTCCCGGAACAGCGCTATTAAGTCGGTTTTCTCCTCGCGCCAGGAGAGGTTGACGCCGAAGCTCAGAACTCGAAGGCCCGTTATGGCCCTTAGGTTTTCCTTGAGTTCCTCCCAGAGGTTGCGGTTCTCGCGGAAGAAAAGGTTTAGGGAGCTCTCTATCCGCTTGTAAACGTCCATTCTGGAGTTTGGATTCACCCCCCTGAAGTCCACGAGGACGTAGGGAAGGCCGAGTTCGTTCAGCCCCACGAGGAGGAGGGAAGTCTTCCCCAACCTTCTGATTCCCGTGATGACCGTGAGGGGGTTGTTCGAGCGGAGGGAGTTTTCAAAATCGCTCAGCTCCTTCTCACGGTCGTACAAA encodes the following:
- a CDS encoding tRNA (adenine-N1)-methyltransferase → MIEKGSRVLLVDKRGKRYLVKVEDREFHTDLGILKLGELIGKPYGSRIETHKGETFVALKPDINDIIAKMKRGPQIVHPKDAGIIIAYAGISPGDTIIEAGAGSGALTIFLANAVGPQGRVISYEVRKDFYEIARKNIELAGFSDRVTIKNKSIYDGIDEESADHIVLDLPQPENVLPHAVDVLKPGGYFVAYTPCMNQVHRFFQALQEYRDYFMRPRVVEVLVREHEVKKECMRPKTTMLAHTGYITFLRKL
- a CDS encoding sulfide/dihydroorotate dehydrogenase-like FAD/NAD-binding protein; its protein translation is MPYKILDKKELAPKHVMYKIEAPHVARKVQPGQFVIVRAFPNGERIPLTPVMWDREDGWIVLITFVRGKTTMRMANELKPGDPILNVAGPLGNPAPIEKFGRVLAVGLSAGIVEVFPIAKALQEAGNDVTTLHVAPAPMAILKDEFRENVSRHIFEGFEIQEGWRTKEIVAEIARRGAEKVKELLSEENFDFVLTVGPAGAQKAVFNVVKEFGIPMHADLHPIMVDGTGMCGACRVMVGGEVKFACIDGPGFDAYKVDWDELIHRVGFYTDLERKALEEYLKSLRGE
- a CDS encoding AAA family ATPase → MVVLYFDTRPKRKREDLYDREKELSDFENSLRSNNPLTVITGIRRLGKTSLLLVGLNELGLPYVLVDFRGVNPNSRMDVYKRIESSLNLFFRENRNLWEELKENLRAITGLRVLSFGVNLSWREEKTDLIALFRELERYGVVLAFDEVQYLRGPVGSEFAGLIAHLYDYSNLRIVMTGSEVGLLHDYLGVDDPRAPLYGRYFHEVTLPRFTREQSRDFLIKGFEQVELSPPEELIETAVERLDGIVGWLVLFGRRVLEKGPSEEVVEEVFEEARRLALEEFENFLSKRPLARKRYLEIMRAVASGKNTWEEIKEHLERKEGKSVVDSVLARLLKALVDSSFLQKVKDGRNVHYKIPDPVLEAVFK
- the gltA gene encoding NADPH-dependent glutamate synthase, with translation MAVRRKLIKERVPTPERPAEERIHDFKEVNLGYTFELAVKEAERCLQCPVNYAPCIKGCPVHINIPGFIGKLVEYRDDPDKAVKEALQVIWACNSLPATTGRVCPQEDQCEMNCVMGRVGDKINIGKLERFVADYAREKGIDEELLFEMVPKIEKKGQKVAIIGAGPAGLTAAGELAKLGYDVTIYEALHEPGGVLIYGIPEFRLPKSIVQSEIEKLKKLGVKILTDHIVGRTVTIEELLQEYDAVFIGSGAGTPRLINAPGINLNGIYTANEFLTRVNLMKAYKFPEYDTPVKVGKKVIVIGAGNTAMDAARSARRFGAEVIIAYRRGPEDVSARVEEVHHAKEEGVKFEFFLNPVEFIGDENGNVKAVKFEKMKALDERDKRGKRKIVGTGEYVTIEADTVIIAIGKHPNRLIINTPGLKVERGRIVVDENLMTSIPGVFAGGDAIRGEATVILAMGDGRRAAKAIHEYLTKKREGQNA